In a genomic window of Candidatus Chazhemtobacterium aquaticus:
- the ybeY gene encoding rRNA maturation RNase YbeY gives MGDKEIKVHIRADSRYPIDRKRIRKLVRDFLREMGVEGEMQVGVVMVGDRKMKELNMKYLKVEGTTDVLSFSQTETSEKVSEFIEPTDNGLYLGEVIVSWPQAMKQALERQITVDEEVDFLVKHGLLHLMGIHHD, from the coding sequence ATGGGAGACAAAGAGATTAAGGTTCATATAAGGGCGGATAGTCGATATCCGATTGATCGAAAGCGAATTAGAAAATTAGTGAGAGATTTTTTGCGTGAGATGGGGGTGGAGGGCGAGATGCAGGTAGGTGTGGTGATGGTGGGAGATCGGAAGATGAAGGAGTTAAATATGAAATATTTAAAGGTGGAGGGAACGACTGATGTATTAAGTTTTTCGCAAACGGAGACTAGTGAGAAGGTAAGTGAGTTTATTGAACCCACTGATAACGGATTGTATTTGGGAGAAGTGATTGTAAGTTGGCCACAGGCAATGAAGCAAGCATTAGAGAGACAGATTACAGTAGATGAGGAAGTCGACTTCTTGGTTAAACACGGGCTGCTTCACTTGATGGGGATTCATCACGATTAG
- a CDS encoding GatB/YqeY domain-containing protein, which produces MLIEKVRTDLYQATKARDLPRVRALRMLISSLEYLEKRGSQVTTEDEMAAVKLEIKKRKEAIEAFGQVGEQERVKDEEDEMKVLMEYMPEQVGEDEVRKVVKEVVGEAGEGVNKGMVIGKVIGKIGKEKVDGNLVARIVNELVK; this is translated from the coding sequence ATGTTGATAGAGAAAGTTCGAACAGATTTGTATCAAGCTACCAAGGCGAGAGATTTGCCCAGGGTGAGGGCTTTGCGGATGCTAATTTCTTCTTTGGAGTATTTGGAAAAAAGAGGTAGTCAGGTAACTACTGAGGATGAGATGGCAGCGGTTAAGTTGGAGATAAAGAAACGTAAGGAAGCAATTGAAGCCTTTGGTCAGGTAGGTGAGCAGGAGAGAGTTAAGGATGAGGAGGATGAGATGAAGGTGTTAATGGAGTATATGCCAGAGCAGGTGGGTGAGGATGAGGTAAGAAAGGTGGTTAAAGAAGTAGTAGGGGAAGCTGGTGAGGGAGTAAATAAAGGAATGGTGATTGGTAAGGTAATTGGCAAGATTGGTAAAGAAAAGGTAGATGGTAACTTGGTGGCAAGGATTGTTAATGAGTTGGTGAAGTAA
- a CDS encoding HIT domain-containing protein — translation MAMTKDPDCLFCKIIDGEEPSVKVWENQSFLAILNKYPKAPVHILVMPKEHRSKLALVQGKGLDLYQGLMEAVYEVVREKGLDKRGYKLVNNGGGYNHFDHEHIHVMGGSETEPGGET, via the coding sequence ATGGCGATGACAAAGGACCCGGATTGTCTTTTTTGTAAGATAATTGATGGTGAAGAACCGTCTGTTAAAGTCTGGGAGAATCAGTCTTTTCTCGCGATATTGAACAAGTATCCGAAAGCCCCGGTGCATATTTTGGTAATGCCGAAAGAACACCGAAGTAAATTGGCGTTAGTTCAAGGTAAAGGTTTAGATCTTTACCAGGGATTAATGGAGGCGGTTTACGAGGTGGTGCGCGAGAAAGGTTTGGATAAGCGGGGATATAAATTAGTGAACAACGGGGGAGGGTATAACCACTTTGACCATGAACATATACATGTGATGGGTGGATCAGAAACCGAGCCCGGTGGAGAAACATAA
- a CDS encoding M50 family metallopeptidase produces the protein MQVLLFLLILTVVVLVHEWGHFAAARFFKIKVEEFGIGFPPRMLRLFKRGETEYTINWLPIGGFVKIYGENGEGQEVKDERAFWSKPVWQRAVVLVAGVTMNLVLAVVLFGTVYSILGVPAMIDGVRVLEVSEGSPAQTAGLEEGVIVTSLVTNEGELVIEGSEGFVEKLRENLGEEVVLKIKEGEGVVEKKVTLRSDPGPNEGALGAVVTDTELTKYPWYQMPFRGVWVGFQEAFAWGREIVVGLGGMVYQLVTGQGLPKDIAGPVGIYQISNQAREAGWMAVLQFVGILSVNLMILNLLPFPGLDGGRLLFLGIELVRGRKLREDVEGWINMAGMMLLLGLMVVITFNDVARITGGWMGIQEKLQSWF, from the coding sequence ATGCAGGTTTTGTTGTTTTTACTGATTTTGACGGTGGTGGTGTTGGTACACGAGTGGGGTCATTTTGCAGCAGCTAGGTTTTTCAAGATCAAGGTAGAGGAGTTTGGAATCGGTTTCCCGCCGAGAATGTTGAGACTGTTTAAGAGAGGAGAGACGGAGTATACGATTAACTGGTTGCCGATTGGTGGTTTTGTGAAGATCTATGGAGAGAACGGTGAGGGTCAGGAGGTTAAGGATGAGAGGGCTTTTTGGAGCAAGCCGGTTTGGCAGAGAGCGGTGGTATTGGTGGCGGGAGTAACAATGAACTTGGTATTGGCAGTGGTATTGTTTGGAACTGTTTACTCGATTCTTGGGGTGCCGGCGATGATTGATGGAGTAAGGGTTTTGGAAGTAAGTGAGGGAAGTCCGGCTCAGACCGCTGGTCTTGAGGAGGGGGTGATTGTGACTTCTTTAGTGACCAATGAGGGGGAGCTGGTAATCGAGGGGAGTGAAGGGTTTGTTGAGAAGTTACGAGAAAACTTGGGTGAGGAGGTAGTGCTGAAGATAAAGGAGGGGGAGGGAGTAGTTGAAAAGAAAGTAACACTAAGAAGTGATCCAGGGCCCAATGAAGGGGCACTGGGGGCGGTGGTGACGGATACGGAACTAACTAAGTATCCTTGGTATCAAATGCCGTTTAGAGGTGTTTGGGTGGGATTTCAGGAGGCTTTTGCTTGGGGAAGAGAGATAGTGGTGGGGCTGGGAGGAATGGTGTATCAGTTGGTAACAGGTCAGGGATTGCCTAAGGACATTGCTGGGCCGGTGGGTATTTATCAGATTAGTAATCAGGCGAGAGAGGCTGGTTGGATGGCGGTGCTTCAGTTTGTGGGAATTTTGTCAGTTAATTTAATGATTCTTAACTTACTGCCTTTCCCTGGTTTAGATGGAGGAAGATTGTTGTTTTTAGGGATAGAGTTGGTTAGGGGAAGGAAGCTTAGAGAGGATGTCGAGGGATGGATTAACATGGCAGGAATGATGCTTTTGTTGGGACTAATGGTGGTGATTACCTTTAATGATGTGGCGAGAATAACTGGAGGGTGGATGGGGATTCAGGAAAAACTGCAGAGTTGGTTTTGA
- the argS gene encoding arginine--tRNA ligase, translating to MEREIRKAIDEVLHKLKLAVESYVVERPREEGHGDWASNVALVGAGNPIEKAEKIVSELKNSDLMKSLDGIEIAGPGFINFTIKTEWWVERLQEIVKQGKDWGSGDWGKGRQVLIEYSSPNIAKNFSVGHLRSTIIGQSIRNLFEFSGWKTVGDNHLGDWGTQFGMIIAAVEEGGLDLSEMTVEEMERLYVEYNQRAKEDESLREKAKEAFVRLEQGDEGARSIWQVAIDKSKADFEKIYKQLGVEIEHAYGESFYEEEMKEVIREVKEKGLARESEGALVMDLGDGLPVGMLVKSDGGTTYFTRDLATVRYRSRTQGLKSDLYVYEVGGEQSLHFKQVFAAVDKLGWVKRDNLVHVAHGMVLGEDGKKMSTRKGTGVRMAEWLDEIVKRAGEINKHSAEMVGIGAVKFFDLKHSPVTAYRFDQEEALRLDGYSGPYVQYATVRARRIIDTSSEVNQDISLRKNLDIEEVRVIKLLDKFPEVVKEATLDYSPNLLADYVFDLAKSFNDFYSKHRVIDEGEVEPLRWFLAKGVVEVLEQGLGLLGIGVPERM from the coding sequence TAGAGAGTTATGTTGTTGAGAGACCAAGAGAGGAAGGTCATGGAGATTGGGCCAGTAATGTAGCGCTTGTTGGTGCTGGTAATCCGATAGAAAAAGCTGAAAAGATTGTGAGTGAACTAAAGAATTCAGATTTGATGAAGAGTTTGGATGGAATAGAGATAGCTGGTCCTGGTTTTATTAACTTTACGATAAAAACCGAATGGTGGGTAGAAAGATTACAGGAAATAGTTAAACAAGGAAAGGATTGGGGTAGTGGTGATTGGGGAAAGGGTAGGCAGGTATTGATTGAGTACAGTAGTCCGAATATTGCCAAGAATTTCTCGGTAGGGCATCTTAGAAGCACCATTATTGGGCAAAGTATCAGGAATTTGTTTGAGTTTTCTGGATGGAAGACAGTGGGAGATAATCATTTGGGTGATTGGGGAACTCAGTTTGGCATGATTATCGCTGCAGTTGAGGAAGGAGGTCTTGATTTGAGTGAAATGACGGTAGAGGAGATGGAGAGACTGTATGTGGAGTACAACCAGAGAGCTAAGGAAGATGAAAGTTTGCGAGAAAAGGCAAAAGAAGCGTTTGTAAGACTCGAGCAAGGAGATGAGGGAGCAAGAAGTATTTGGCAGGTGGCGATAGATAAGTCAAAGGCCGATTTTGAGAAGATATACAAACAACTGGGGGTAGAGATAGAGCATGCATATGGAGAGAGTTTTTATGAAGAGGAGATGAAGGAGGTAATCAGAGAGGTAAAGGAGAAGGGACTGGCAAGAGAGAGTGAGGGAGCACTGGTGATGGATCTAGGTGATGGACTACCAGTTGGAATGCTGGTTAAGTCAGACGGGGGGACAACCTACTTTACCAGAGATTTGGCGACAGTTAGATATAGAAGCAGGACGCAGGGATTGAAATCGGATTTGTATGTTTACGAAGTTGGTGGGGAGCAGAGTTTACATTTTAAACAAGTGTTTGCGGCGGTGGATAAACTGGGCTGGGTGAAGCGGGATAATCTGGTTCATGTGGCACATGGGATGGTTTTGGGAGAGGATGGAAAAAAGATGAGTACCAGGAAAGGAACGGGAGTGAGAATGGCAGAGTGGCTTGATGAAATTGTGAAGAGAGCGGGTGAGATTAACAAACACTCAGCTGAGATGGTGGGTATTGGAGCGGTGAAGTTTTTTGATCTTAAGCATAGCCCTGTAACAGCGTACCGATTTGATCAGGAGGAGGCTTTAAGACTGGATGGGTATTCTGGACCATATGTGCAGTATGCGACAGTGAGGGCCAGGCGGATAATTGATACCTCAAGTGAGGTGAATCAAGACATAAGTTTAAGAAAGAATCTTGATATAGAGGAAGTAAGGGTTATCAAGTTGCTTGATAAGTTTCCAGAGGTAGTCAAGGAGGCGACACTAGATTATTCACCCAACTTGCTGGCCGATTATGTTTTTGATTTGGCTAAGTCATTCAATGATTTCTACAGCAAGCATCGGGTGATTGATGAGGGTGAGGTAGAGCCTTTGCGGTGGTTTTTGGCCAAGGGAGTGGTTGAGGTTTTGGAGCAAGGACTAGGGTTGTTGGGTATTGGAGTACCGGAGAGGATGTAG